Proteins from a genomic interval of Nitrosomonas sp.:
- a CDS encoding carboxypeptidase regulatory-like domain-containing protein has protein sequence MEGVTVTATAWSRDKANDAWSKAYLGAYNGGHGVTDNSEGDGSGNKHTVDNVGGRDNFVVYQFSENVVVDKAFLGYVSGDSDIQVWIGSSATPLTNMSNAVLSNLGFTEVNTTTSSSARWADINAGNLSGNVLVIAADTTDTSPEDYFKIQQLVVCTEGGHPPAEKASIGDRVWEDKNFNGIQDAGESGIKNVAVKLLNTAGNVIATTTTGNDGQYRFDGLDAGDYKVQVVAPSGYYYTKQDKGGNDALDSDVNSGGMTGVYTLAAGQENLTVDAGLYRKASIGDRVWEDSNHNGIQDKGEFNIKGIRVSLLDANGNIIANTTTNSSGNYLFSNLDPGTYSLRFDKADVKHYSYWNSWANMNNWKWGAKDVGSDDNKDSDVNNSGSYTRYAYTAKTFLESGENDMRWDAAITPIVIDLNGDGIKTIARADSQGVFDLFGNGKSVHSGWVSGEDGLLAIDRNGNGVIDDISELFGGTTQGEGFARLAEFDTNGDGWVDTNDADFARLLVWQDKNGDHQTDQGELISLNNAGIASLSTSFSELPFVDAQGNLHLERSEAILQNGQSVDMTDVYFNVSLEDATDAGVQTSSMLDLLGDTVQAEVVNTHLWMV, from the coding sequence GTGGAAGGCGTGACTGTGACGGCGACTGCATGGAGTCGTGATAAAGCTAATGACGCCTGGAGTAAAGCCTATCTGGGTGCATACAATGGTGGTCATGGTGTGACCGATAATAGTGAAGGAGATGGGTCCGGCAATAAACATACGGTTGATAATGTCGGTGGCCGTGACAACTTCGTTGTGTACCAGTTTTCAGAGAATGTCGTCGTTGATAAAGCTTTTCTGGGCTATGTTAGCGGGGATAGCGACATCCAGGTCTGGATTGGATCTTCTGCAACACCACTTACCAATATGAGTAATGCCGTATTGAGTAATCTTGGATTTACAGAGGTTAATACCACGACATCTTCATCGGCACGTTGGGCCGATATTAATGCCGGAAATTTATCCGGTAATGTGTTGGTGATCGCGGCTGACACCACGGATACATCTCCTGAAGATTACTTCAAGATTCAACAGCTCGTGGTATGTACGGAAGGTGGTCATCCGCCCGCAGAAAAAGCGAGTATTGGTGATCGAGTCTGGGAAGACAAAAACTTCAATGGTATTCAGGATGCCGGTGAAAGCGGGATCAAGAATGTTGCGGTCAAGTTGCTGAATACTGCGGGAAATGTCATTGCTACCACCACTACCGGTAACGATGGTCAGTATCGTTTTGATGGTCTGGATGCGGGAGACTATAAGGTTCAGGTAGTCGCGCCTTCCGGGTACTACTATACCAAGCAGGATAAGGGCGGCAATGATGCGCTTGATTCTGACGTCAATAGCGGTGGAATGACGGGTGTTTATACACTTGCCGCCGGACAGGAAAATCTGACGGTCGATGCAGGGCTTTATCGCAAGGCCAGTATTGGTGATCGAGTATGGGAAGATTCCAACCACAATGGTATTCAGGACAAAGGTGAATTCAACATCAAGGGGATAAGAGTTTCGCTCCTCGATGCCAATGGCAACATTATTGCGAATACCACCACCAATTCATCCGGTAATTATTTGTTCAGTAATCTGGATCCAGGTACCTATAGTCTGAGATTTGATAAAGCGGATGTGAAGCATTATAGCTACTGGAACAGTTGGGCCAATATGAACAACTGGAAATGGGGTGCCAAAGATGTCGGCAGTGACGACAATAAAGACTCGGATGTCAATAATTCAGGTAGTTACACACGTTACGCCTACACCGCGAAAACATTCCTGGAATCTGGCGAGAATGACATGCGTTGGGATGCCGCTATCACACCAATCGTGATCGATTTGAACGGTGATGGCATCAAAACTATTGCGCGTGCGGATTCACAGGGTGTATTCGATTTGTTTGGTAACGGTAAAAGTGTTCACTCCGGTTGGGTGTCCGGTGAGGATGGTTTGCTTGCGATCGACAGAAATGGCAATGGTGTAATCGATGATATTTCCGAGTTGTTTGGTGGCACGACTCAGGGTGAAGGCTTTGCCAGGCTGGCTGAATTCGATACCAATGGCGATGGCTGGGTAGATACAAACGATGCCGACTTTGCCAGGCTGCTTGTCTGGCAAGATAAGAATGGCGACCATCAAACCGATCAAGGTGAATTGATCAGTTTAAATAACGCTGGCATCGCCAGCCTCAGCACCAGCTTCAGTGAATTGCCGTTTGTCGATGCACAAGGTAATCTTCATCTGGAGAGAAGCGAGGCTATCTTGCAAAACGGCCAGTCAGTAGATATGACAGATGTTTACTTCAATGTGTCTCTGGAAGATGCGACTGATGCCGGTGTTCAGACATCAAGCATGCTTGATCTTTTGGGTGATACTGTGCAGGCGGAAGTAGTTAACACGCATCTCTGGATGGTGTAA
- a CDS encoding Hsp20/alpha crystallin family protein produces MAMTKYEPWGLLTQLQRELERVRDDAGGDGSSATAEWAPAVDIKEEAGKFVLHADLPGVKPEEIDVSMENGVLTIKGEKQTEAKTEKEGYKRVERTYGSFYRRFSLPDTANPDAISAASKHGVLEITIPKRESVQPKKISVTASE; encoded by the coding sequence ATGGCAATGACAAAATACGAACCCTGGGGTTTGTTGACACAGTTACAACGTGAATTGGAGCGGGTGCGCGATGATGCTGGCGGAGATGGTTCCTCGGCAACCGCAGAATGGGCGCCAGCTGTAGATATCAAGGAAGAAGCAGGCAAATTTGTACTGCATGCTGATTTACCGGGCGTTAAACCGGAGGAAATAGATGTCAGCATGGAAAACGGCGTATTGACTATTAAAGGTGAAAAACAAACAGAAGCAAAAACAGAGAAGGAAGGTTATAAACGCGTAGAACGAACTTATGGCTCATTCTATCGCCGCTTCAGCCTACCGGATACCGCCAACCCTGACGCTATCTCGGCAGCATCCAAACACGGTGTGCTGGAGATTACTATCCCCAAACGGGAATCCGTGCAACCTAAAAAGATTAGCGTGACTGCTTCTGAATAA
- the hemF gene encoding oxygen-dependent coproporphyrinogen oxidase, with the protein MNSGEVKAYLLDLQNRIVSGLEEMDGKKFRRDSWERPQGGGGTSCVIEEGNILERGGVNFSHVYGSGLPASATAARPELAGRAFEATGVSLVLHPRNPYAPTVHMNVRFFEAIKEGAEPVWWFGGGMDLTPYYGFEEDAIHFHQTCQRALDPTGSDYYPRFKKWCDDYFYLKHRQEPRGIGGIFFDDFNQPDFTTCFHLTQNVGDHFLAAYVPIVQKRCDITYGERERDFQAYRRGRYVEFNLVWDRGTLFGLQTGGRTESILMSLPPIVKWRYNWSPEAGTPEARLYSDFLIGKDWLQTT; encoded by the coding sequence ATGAACAGCGGGGAAGTAAAAGCATATTTACTGGATTTGCAAAACCGGATCGTATCCGGACTGGAGGAAATGGATGGCAAAAAATTCCGGCGCGATAGCTGGGAGCGACCACAGGGTGGCGGCGGTACCAGTTGCGTAATCGAAGAAGGCAACATACTGGAACGTGGCGGTGTAAATTTTTCGCATGTTTATGGAAGCGGTCTTCCCGCTTCTGCAACGGCTGCGCGTCCGGAGCTGGCTGGCAGGGCATTTGAGGCTACAGGTGTTTCGCTTGTACTGCATCCACGCAATCCTTATGCACCTACCGTGCACATGAATGTACGCTTTTTCGAAGCAATTAAGGAAGGTGCTGAGCCGGTGTGGTGGTTCGGTGGGGGCATGGATTTGACCCCTTATTATGGTTTTGAGGAAGATGCCATACATTTTCATCAGACCTGCCAGCGTGCGCTCGATCCTACGGGTAGCGATTATTACCCGCGCTTCAAAAAATGGTGCGATGACTATTTTTACTTAAAACATCGCCAGGAGCCGCGTGGGATCGGTGGAATCTTTTTTGATGATTTTAACCAGCCGGATTTTACAACTTGCTTTCATCTCACCCAGAACGTCGGTGATCATTTTTTGGCCGCTTATGTGCCCATTGTACAGAAGCGTTGTGATATTACTTATGGCGAGCGCGAACGGGATTTCCAGGCATATCGTCGTGGACGCTACGTTGAATTTAACCTGGTATGGGATCGTGGTACGTTGTTCGGATTGCAGACCGGAGGGCGCACTGAATCCATCCTGATGTCACTGCCACCAATTGTCAAATGGCGCTACAACTGGTCACCCGAAGCAGGTACTCCCGAAGCCAGATTGTACAGCGACTTTCTAATTGGCAAGGATTGGCTGCAGACAACCTGA
- the aroC gene encoding chorismate synthase — translation MSGNSIGKLFSVTSFGESHGPAIGCVVDGCPPGLALSEQDIQLELDRRKPGTSRHVTQRHETDQVEILSGVFEGHTTGTPIALLIRNIDQRSKDYSKIMDVFRPGHADYTYWQKYGIRDYRGGGRASARETAVRVAAGAIAKKWLNQHHGVNIRGYMAQLGPICLPFKDWEDVSQNPFFAADNSRVAELEVFMDDLRKSGDSIGARITAVAEGVPVGWGEPVYDRLDAEIAHAMMSINAVKGVEIGAGFECVTQKGTEHSDEITPDGFVSNHAGGILGGISTGQSIIVNVAVKPTSSIRLERRSIDKNGHPAIVQTHGRHDPCVGIRATPIVEAMLALVLMDHALRHRAQNRDVVCQTPRVPASIADHHPVARDHQQPILTEDPEPDEAS, via the coding sequence ATGTCAGGCAATTCGATTGGAAAACTTTTCAGCGTCACATCTTTTGGTGAATCCCACGGACCGGCAATTGGCTGTGTCGTCGATGGATGTCCGCCAGGGCTTGCCTTGTCAGAGCAAGATATACAACTGGAGCTTGATCGGCGCAAACCCGGCACATCGCGTCATGTGACACAGCGCCATGAAACCGATCAGGTGGAGATTCTCTCTGGAGTATTTGAAGGACACACCACGGGCACGCCTATCGCCCTGCTGATTCGCAACATTGATCAACGCAGCAAGGATTACAGCAAAATCATGGATGTTTTCCGCCCTGGTCATGCGGACTACACCTACTGGCAAAAGTATGGTATTCGCGATTACCGTGGCGGTGGTCGCGCTTCAGCGCGTGAAACTGCCGTACGTGTCGCCGCCGGGGCCATAGCAAAAAAATGGCTGAACCAGCACCATGGCGTAAATATTCGTGGTTACATGGCACAACTTGGTCCCATTTGCTTACCTTTTAAAGATTGGGAAGATGTGAGTCAGAATCCTTTTTTTGCAGCAGATAATTCGCGCGTAGCAGAGCTGGAAGTATTCATGGATGATCTGCGCAAATCGGGAGATTCGATTGGCGCCAGAATTACGGCTGTAGCTGAAGGGGTACCCGTTGGTTGGGGTGAGCCGGTATACGACCGACTTGACGCCGAAATTGCTCATGCCATGATGAGCATCAATGCTGTCAAGGGTGTTGAAATTGGGGCAGGATTTGAGTGCGTTACGCAGAAAGGTACTGAGCATTCCGATGAAATCACCCCGGACGGATTTGTGAGCAATCATGCAGGCGGTATTTTAGGCGGTATTTCTACCGGGCAATCAATCATCGTCAATGTCGCCGTTAAACCTACTTCCAGCATTCGCCTGGAACGACGCTCCATCGACAAGAATGGACATCCTGCCATTGTGCAGACCCATGGCCGTCACGATCCCTGTGTTGGTATTCGTGCTACACCAATCGTGGAAGCCATGCTCGCGCTGGTATTGATGGATCATGCATTACGACATCGCGCACAGAATAGGGATGTTGTTTGTCAAACCCCGCGTGTGCCGGCGAGTATCGCCGACCACCATCCAGTCGCCAGAGACCATCAGCAACCCATCCTGACCGAAGATCCGGAACCGGATGAAGCATCCTGA
- a CDS encoding HAMP domain-containing histidine kinase: MAEINFSWGDRNHQFDITAAREKGHKLSNEILVENIRWFIIFRWAVVAGLILLQIFFLTASETLAWLGVKENQTWPLAISIILSGANFVYIYALDFGEPSRYNSPSVNLWAQIIVDLICLSIVVHYVGSTATPAPFFYILHIALACIFFSAIESLIVLVIVVMMYTTLLISESGMFIYVYQSIMVGAQAVPDESLNKGRVLLWMASLNSLFLIVWYVVSRLSIVVRAHEQHLKEAMEQVKQAQFNKDQYGMLVTHQLKAPLDAIRSKINLINGGYCGEVSADIKEVLARIDKRGASMSRLILDMLRLERLKASVHTQERMEQISMAAVITKAIDKLEPVASTRNIKLNHVTQDFLVAGIPDQIEIILENIISNAVTYSLDHSSVEVISTVNFEDNEGSIAITDHGIGIEEKDLPNIFNEYFYSSRAVVHNSSSSGIGLSLVKIAARNNNIKIRALSVPNTGTTFTIVFHNILPCSGQAD; the protein is encoded by the coding sequence ATGGCTGAAATCAATTTTTCCTGGGGCGATCGTAATCATCAGTTCGATATTACTGCCGCCAGGGAAAAAGGTCACAAACTCAGTAATGAGATACTGGTCGAAAACATTCGGTGGTTTATCATTTTCAGGTGGGCGGTGGTTGCCGGGCTTATTCTGCTGCAGATATTCTTTCTGACCGCATCAGAAACGCTTGCCTGGCTGGGAGTAAAGGAAAATCAGACCTGGCCACTCGCTATCAGCATTATTTTGAGTGGTGCAAATTTTGTCTATATTTATGCACTTGACTTCGGCGAACCTTCCCGTTACAACTCTCCATCAGTCAATCTGTGGGCGCAGATTATTGTTGACCTGATTTGTCTGTCGATTGTCGTGCACTATGTTGGCAGTACGGCCACTCCAGCACCATTTTTCTATATCCTGCATATTGCACTGGCATGTATCTTTTTTTCCGCGATCGAGAGTCTGATTGTTCTGGTGATTGTCGTGATGATGTACACCACCCTGCTCATCTCGGAAAGCGGCATGTTTATTTATGTTTATCAGTCCATCATGGTCGGTGCACAGGCAGTTCCGGATGAAAGCCTGAATAAGGGAAGAGTTCTACTATGGATGGCATCGCTGAATTCACTGTTTCTGATTGTCTGGTATGTGGTGTCACGTTTGTCGATTGTGGTACGTGCGCATGAACAGCATCTCAAGGAAGCGATGGAACAGGTGAAACAAGCGCAATTTAACAAGGACCAGTACGGCATGCTGGTAACGCATCAGCTCAAGGCGCCATTGGATGCCATCCGCAGCAAGATTAATCTGATCAATGGCGGCTACTGCGGAGAGGTGTCTGCAGATATTAAGGAAGTGCTGGCAAGAATCGATAAACGTGGGGCCAGCATGTCAAGACTGATCCTGGATATGCTCCGGTTAGAGCGATTAAAAGCATCTGTGCATACTCAGGAAAGGATGGAACAGATCAGCATGGCAGCAGTAATCACAAAAGCTATCGACAAGCTAGAACCAGTTGCAAGTACCAGAAATATCAAACTTAATCACGTCACTCAGGATTTTCTGGTAGCCGGCATCCCGGATCAGATCGAAATTATTCTGGAAAATATTATTTCAAATGCGGTTACCTATTCTCTTGACCATTCTTCTGTGGAAGTCATTTCGACAGTCAATTTTGAGGATAACGAGGGGAGTATCGCCATCACAGATCATGGTATTGGTATTGAAGAGAAAGACCTTCCCAATATTTTTAATGAATATTTTTATTCATCCAGAGCAGTGGTGCATAACAGTTCATCCAGCGGTATCGGACTGTCTCTGGTCAAGATAGCCGCCAGAAACAACAATATCAAGATACGAGCACTCAGTGTGCCCAATACAGGCACGACTTTCACCATTGTATTCCACAACATACTGCCTTGCAGTGGGCAGGCAGATTAA
- a CDS encoding response regulator gives MPQKIAHIDDDPDIRDTVRRILTMSGYEVDSYHTSASFIDALNNKESVPDLAILDVMVESMDAGLKTYMELHERFPGMQAIFMTSLGDMILPYFADKSQEWVCIIEKPVEPAVLLSIIRDRLDRDPSKLPGSA, from the coding sequence ATGCCACAAAAAATAGCGCACATTGATGATGATCCTGATATTCGTGATACCGTCAGGCGGATTCTGACGATGAGTGGGTATGAAGTCGATAGTTATCACACATCAGCCAGTTTCATTGATGCATTGAATAATAAGGAGTCTGTTCCTGATTTGGCGATTCTGGATGTTATGGTCGAGTCTATGGATGCCGGTCTGAAAACCTACATGGAATTGCATGAACGGTTCCCCGGTATGCAGGCTATTTTCATGACTTCACTGGGCGATATGATCCTGCCCTACTTTGCAGATAAATCACAGGAATGGGTTTGTATCATCGAAAAACCGGTAGAACCTGCTGTATTGCTATCGATTATTCGTGACCGGCTCGATCGCGACCCCAGCAAACTGCCTGGCTCTGCCTAG
- a CDS encoding transcriptional regulator, with translation MDIKPVRTDTDYRAALKEIEALMKAAPDTPEGEKLDVLVTLVEAYEARHYPLDLPDPVEAIKFEMEQKGLTVKDLEPMIGKSNRVYEILNYKRALTLKMIWKLNRELGIPAESLIKPSRIHA, from the coding sequence ATGGATATTAAACCTGTTAGAACCGATACCGATTACCGAGCGGCGCTGAAAGAGATTGAAGCGCTGATGAAAGCCGCTCCCGATACGCCGGAGGGTGAAAAGCTGGATGTGCTGGTCACTCTGGTGGAGGCCTATGAGGCCAGGCACTATCCGTTGGATTTACCCGATCCAGTCGAAGCGATCAAGTTTGAGATGGAGCAAAAAGGGCTTACCGTGAAGGATCTTGAACCCATGATCGGCAAAAGCAATCGGGTTTACGAAATACTGAACTACAAACGCGCGCTGACTTTGAAAATGATCTGGAAACTGAACCGGGAACTGGGTATCCCCGCCGAGTCGCTGATCAAGCCGTCACGGATTCATGCTTGA
- a CDS encoding type II toxin-antitoxin system HigB family toxin: MRVIALSTLKAFWESNPAYSDAMQPVLAWYRHTLKADWASPSAVKQDFKNASIIKDGRVIFNIAGNKYRLVVWINYAYRVVYIRFIGTHAQYDLIDAQLV; encoded by the coding sequence ATGAGAGTCATCGCGCTGTCCACGTTAAAGGCATTCTGGGAAAGCAATCCCGCTTATAGCGATGCCATGCAACCGGTTCTTGCCTGGTATCGGCATACGCTGAAGGCCGATTGGGCATCCCCGTCTGCGGTCAAACAGGATTTTAAGAACGCCAGCATTATCAAAGACGGTAGAGTCATATTCAACATCGCTGGCAATAAGTATCGGCTGGTAGTCTGGATTAACTATGCCTATCGCGTGGTGTACATTCGTTTTATTGGCACACACGCGCAATACGACCTGATTGATGCGCAGCTTGTCTAA
- a CDS encoding AbrB/MazE/SpoVT family DNA-binding domain-containing protein, whose protein sequence is MPKLITQTEVRLDPQGRLVIPAPLRHSLGFESGDSLIARMEDGRLILEKAETIKRRLKNRFAQLPPGASLAEELIAERREEAKREIKE, encoded by the coding sequence ATGCCAAAATTGATAACACAAACCGAAGTGCGACTTGATCCTCAGGGCCGGTTGGTCATTCCTGCGCCGCTCAGGCATTCGCTCGGATTTGAATCCGGGGATAGTCTGATTGCTCGTATGGAAGATGGCCGCTTGATTTTGGAAAAAGCGGAGACAATCAAGCGGCGTCTCAAGAATCGTTTCGCCCAGTTGCCGCCAGGCGCCAGCCTGGCTGAAGAATTGATTGCAGAGCGGCGGGAGGAAGCAAAACGGGAAATTAAGGAATGA